Proteins encoded within one genomic window of Candidatus Pseudothioglobus singularis PS1:
- a CDS encoding peptidoglycan D,D-transpeptidase FtsI family protein, translated as MKIARVQGYRNRQSLVKICFIAIVIIFIYRAFSVTDIKANDIPLKAKASKNSEFSLVEKSIRGNILDRNNNLLAINLIHKKINLDPMIIQEEYIDLLADALEMPRMDFREQIIEKKINKRKYFIVKEKLKVNDPILKNIAELQKKRSKVCFKTSKNPTITLIDKAKKIIGMKPSAKEMIEVNKCARQRIAGVAIESGGFRYYPKKDSIAPLIGKTNSENIGVFGIESEYDQYLAGINGVKRLADNKDNSNIYYDAEIIKKFKQGEDLKLTIDSDIQFHVFNAIKEQAEFHEADSAAAIVLSPNGEILALANYPSTNPNNHQSYSADDYRNRVFSDKTEPGSTMKPFTMLLALDKGVITATDDELIDVKNRVGNIPPDKKYFEMTIQQILEKSHNLGTVMVAENIENEEFYDTWEKLGFGRSLGVMPGTENSGVLRHFSNWGLADKRSLSFGHGPMNTNLAQLARAYLVFANDGALPSLKLLKDDNKNESITQVFTPESTQRISQILDSVASDNGSGYRAVIDGYSVAGKTGTAEMVIDGQYNKDGAKRTYFVGYSPADKPKYIMAVRLDYPKKCFVSWDPTMRNRCEGSNSASMAFKKPWKEYSLMILK; from the coding sequence TAAAAATTCAGAGTTTTCACTTGTAGAAAAATCAATTAGAGGAAACATCTTAGATAGAAATAATAATCTGCTTGCAATCAATCTGATACATAAAAAAATTAATCTAGATCCTATGATTATTCAAGAAGAATATATTGATCTCTTGGCAGATGCATTAGAGATGCCCAGAATGGATTTCAGGGAGCAAATTATTGAAAAAAAAATAAATAAAAGAAAATACTTTATTGTTAAAGAAAAACTCAAGGTAAATGATCCTATTTTAAAAAATATTGCTGAACTTCAAAAGAAAAGGTCTAAGGTGTGTTTTAAGACATCTAAAAATCCTACCATCACTCTTATCGATAAGGCTAAAAAGATTATTGGGATGAAGCCATCTGCCAAAGAAATGATTGAGGTAAACAAATGTGCTAGACAACGAATAGCTGGCGTAGCTATTGAATCAGGCGGCTTTCGTTATTATCCAAAAAAAGACTCTATCGCGCCTTTGATTGGAAAAACTAATTCAGAAAATATTGGGGTATTTGGAATTGAGTCTGAATATGATCAATATTTAGCTGGAATCAATGGAGTAAAAAGGCTAGCAGACAATAAAGATAATTCAAATATCTATTATGATGCTGAAATAATTAAAAAATTTAAGCAAGGAGAAGACTTAAAGCTGACGATTGATTCAGACATTCAGTTTCATGTTTTCAATGCAATAAAAGAACAGGCAGAATTCCATGAGGCAGATTCGGCTGCAGCAATCGTTCTGTCTCCAAATGGTGAAATATTAGCGCTAGCCAATTACCCATCAACAAATCCAAATAATCATCAAAGTTATAGTGCAGATGATTATAGAAATCGTGTTTTTTCTGATAAAACCGAGCCAGGATCGACAATGAAACCTTTCACGATGCTTCTTGCCTTAGACAAAGGAGTCATAACTGCCACTGATGATGAGTTAATAGATGTTAAAAATCGTGTTGGAAATATACCTCCTGATAAAAAGTATTTTGAAATGACAATTCAACAAATACTCGAAAAATCACATAATTTAGGTACGGTAATGGTAGCTGAAAATATTGAAAATGAAGAGTTCTATGACACATGGGAAAAACTGGGTTTTGGAAGATCCCTGGGGGTGATGCCTGGGACAGAAAACTCAGGAGTCTTGAGACATTTTAGTAATTGGGGCTTGGCTGATAAAAGATCTCTCTCTTTTGGCCATGGACCTATGAATACCAATCTTGCTCAGCTTGCAAGAGCCTATCTAGTCTTTGCAAATGATGGGGCTCTCCCTTCACTTAAGCTTCTAAAAGATGATAATAAAAATGAAAGTATTACACAAGTATTTACTCCAGAGTCAACACAAAGAATCTCTCAGATTTTAGATTCTGTAGCTTCAGATAATGGCTCTGGTTACCGTGCAGTTATTGATGGATATTCAGTAGCTGGCAAAACTGGAACTGCTGAAATGGTTATAGATGGTCAATACAATAAAGACGGCGCCAAGAGAACTTATTTTGTTGGTTACTCTCCTGCGGATAAACCTAAATACATTATGGCTGTCAGGCTTGATTATCCAAAAAAATGCTTTGTATCATGGGATCCAACCATGAGAAACCGATGTGAAGGATCCAATTCTGCTTCCATGGCTTTTAAAAAGCCATGGAAAGAATACTCATTAATGATCCTGAAGTAA
- a CDS encoding lipid A biosynthesis acyltransferase codes for MLNVEFIHPKFLLTWILILFMRIGVFIPFKAQVVAGKAIGRMMYPFMNKLRSTAYSNISHCFPEKKQPQVERLVKRHFEAIGVSFFETANAYYGTDNKIKKLLNIKNEHFFKDALKEEGGIILLCSHFMPLMLGSRALLIKHTIANIYRPQNNTLFDSAMVKGYKKNGAVMIKSTDTRSIIKAINNSLPIWYAPDQDLGKNNSVFAPFFGIQTATASATARLAKNNNTRVIPYSFIRTSNGYLMSFEKPISNYPSNDPIHDATVINQILEKQINHSPEQYLWIHRRFKTRPNDEKNFYKFN; via the coding sequence ATGTTAAACGTCGAATTTATTCACCCTAAATTTTTACTTACTTGGATTCTAATACTCTTTATGCGTATTGGCGTCTTTATTCCATTCAAAGCTCAAGTGGTTGCTGGAAAAGCCATTGGAAGAATGATGTATCCATTTATGAATAAGTTGAGATCAACAGCTTACTCAAACATTTCACATTGTTTTCCTGAAAAAAAACAACCTCAAGTTGAGAGACTAGTCAAGAGACACTTTGAGGCAATTGGAGTCAGTTTTTTTGAGACTGCGAATGCTTATTATGGAACTGATAATAAAATTAAAAAATTGTTAAACATAAAGAATGAACATTTTTTTAAAGATGCCCTGAAAGAAGAAGGAGGGATTATTCTTCTTTGCTCACATTTTATGCCGCTCATGTTAGGCAGCCGTGCGCTATTAATTAAGCACACCATTGCAAATATTTACCGGCCTCAAAATAACACACTATTTGATAGTGCTATGGTCAAAGGATATAAAAAAAATGGCGCTGTTATGATTAAAAGTACTGACACTAGATCCATTATTAAAGCGATTAATAATAGCCTTCCGATATGGTATGCTCCTGATCAAGATTTGGGTAAAAATAATAGTGTTTTTGCTCCATTTTTTGGCATTCAAACTGCCACTGCATCAGCAACTGCAAGGCTTGCCAAAAACAACAACACTAGAGTCATTCCATATAGTTTTATTAGAACCAGTAATGGATATCTAATGTCATTTGAAAAACCAATTTCCAACTATCCATCAAATGATCCTATTCATGATGCAACGGTTATTAATCAAATTTTAGAGAAACAAATTAATCACTCACCTGAGCAGTATTTGTGGATTCATCGTCGCTTTAAAACAAGGCCAAATGATGAAAAAAACTTTTACAAATTTAATTAA
- the dnaG gene encoding DNA primase, whose translation MPFVDRDFINDLPNRVDIVGLINKRVALKKAGKDYKACCPFHEEKTPSFTVVPTKQIYHCFGCGESGGIIDFIMKYDHLAFVEAIETVAGESGISVVYDQTAKPVDMRFKRYNKLMEELSSFYQEQLKTSAAKKKVVDYAKNRGVSGSIAKRFELGFAPPGWTNLFDAYKDSEESTQDLLKMGMIVPKKDKKDDYYDRFRDRLMFPIHNTKGSVIGFGGRVLSSKDNPKYLNSPETPLFSKSKELYGLYHCRKYSRKIDAIIVVEGYMDVIALHQQGITNVVATLGTATTSSHLQVLSRTAETIVFCFDGDKAGRDAAWKALQTSLPAITAGLVIKFLLLPEGEDPDTLINSESAKAFNKRVDEAQTLSNFLFEHIKAEVPFNTIEGKTLFLEKSAALVNLVSYPIYQQQLIEGIAQTIGQNITQVEKAIEQNIANNTQHYYANALEQAEIVNQSFQTKPKRTSPSSIKSLMSRMISCVINYPSLVNDPETSSVIEERARKLPKSDVLVELIRHAQVESDLSKEALLLPYKSKERVYNRLKELSVMEPFLSEYEAKEEFGYTLTAAEKFYERKSTKASILSAKTHDEEKAVMQDIMKSKVSATRQKKS comes from the coding sequence ATGCCATTTGTTGACAGAGATTTTATCAATGATTTACCCAATAGAGTAGATATTGTTGGTTTAATCAATAAGCGTGTTGCTTTAAAAAAGGCTGGTAAAGATTATAAGGCATGCTGTCCTTTTCATGAAGAAAAAACACCTTCCTTCACTGTAGTCCCAACTAAGCAGATATACCATTGTTTTGGTTGTGGTGAAAGCGGCGGCATCATTGATTTTATTATGAAATATGATCATTTGGCTTTTGTGGAGGCAATAGAGACTGTGGCAGGCGAGTCTGGAATTTCAGTTGTCTATGATCAAACTGCTAAGCCTGTGGATATGCGCTTTAAGAGATATAACAAATTAATGGAAGAGTTGAGCAGCTTTTATCAGGAACAACTCAAAACTTCAGCTGCAAAAAAGAAAGTAGTGGATTATGCTAAAAATCGTGGAGTAAGTGGATCGATTGCGAAACGATTTGAACTAGGCTTTGCGCCGCCAGGCTGGACTAATCTTTTTGATGCATATAAAGATAGTGAAGAATCCACACAAGACCTATTGAAAATGGGAATGATTGTCCCCAAAAAAGATAAAAAAGACGACTATTATGATCGTTTTCGAGATCGACTTATGTTTCCTATTCACAATACAAAGGGATCAGTTATTGGCTTTGGAGGCAGAGTCTTATCGAGCAAAGATAACCCCAAGTATTTGAATTCACCCGAAACCCCTTTGTTCTCTAAATCAAAAGAATTATATGGCCTTTACCATTGTAGAAAATATTCCAGGAAAATAGATGCAATCATAGTTGTTGAAGGCTATATGGATGTTATCGCACTTCATCAACAAGGAATCACTAATGTTGTTGCTACATTAGGAACGGCCACTACTTCGTCACATTTACAGGTTTTATCCCGTACAGCTGAGACCATTGTTTTTTGCTTTGATGGCGATAAGGCAGGAAGAGATGCAGCTTGGAAAGCATTACAAACGTCATTACCTGCTATCACTGCAGGCTTAGTTATTAAATTTTTACTATTACCTGAAGGGGAAGATCCTGACACATTGATTAATAGTGAATCAGCTAAAGCATTCAATAAAAGGGTAGATGAAGCGCAAACACTTTCTAACTTTCTATTTGAACATATAAAGGCTGAAGTGCCTTTTAATACGATTGAAGGCAAGACATTATTTTTAGAAAAATCAGCAGCATTAGTGAATCTAGTAAGCTATCCAATCTATCAACAACAATTAATAGAGGGAATTGCTCAAACCATTGGACAAAATATAACTCAAGTAGAAAAAGCAATTGAGCAAAACATTGCAAATAATACCCAGCACTATTATGCCAATGCGCTTGAGCAAGCAGAGATAGTCAATCAATCGTTTCAAACAAAGCCCAAAAGAACCTCACCTTCAAGTATAAAAAGTCTTATGTCTAGAATGATATCCTGCGTCATTAATTATCCATCACTTGTTAATGATCCAGAGACATCGAGTGTGATCGAAGAGAGGGCTAGGAAGTTACCAAAATCTGATGTTTTGGTTGAACTAATAAGGCATGCTCAAGTTGAGTCTGACCTTTCAAAGGAGGCATTATTATTACCTTATAAATCTAAAGAAAGAGTTTATAACCGACTTAAGGAACTAAGCGTAATGGAGCCCTTTTTGAGTGAGTATGAAGCTAAAGAGGAGTTTGGGTATACCCTCACTGCAGCTGAAAAATTCTATGAAAGAAAATCTACAAAGGCCTCAATTCTCTCCGCTAAAACTCATGATGAAGAAAAAGCTGTGATGCAAGATATTATGAAAAGCAAGGTGAGCGCAACCCGCCAAAAAAAATCTTAA